Below is a window of Roseofilum reptotaenium CS-1145 DNA.
ATTATCGTTCTTCCGCTTATATCGATTCGCGCGATCGCCCCCTATCGTCAGGGGAACTGTTTGCCCTGTTTATTCTGGGACTGACGTTTATGCTATGTTTAGGATTGGCGATCGCGATCGCCTGGTTGAATCCTGAATTGATTGCACCCACTCTGTCTTTACCTCCATCTCCATAGATTTATCACTTTTTATCTTCTTTTCTGTCTATGTCCCTCCCTACTTCCGACACTCCCCTATACAACCATCCCCTTCCACAAATTGAACAATGGTTATCTCAACTTGGCGGTCAACAAGACAGGGAAGAACTCCATTGTTGGCGGTTAAAACATGACAGTTGGATCGCACAAATTTATTTAGAAACCGAACAGTTAATTGTTTGTTACTTAAACGCAGCCAGTGATGGCAGTAATATCCAACGAGCGTTTAAATATTCCCTGAGTCGTCAAGATATCCAAGATGCCGTTTTAGATGGCCCGTAGGCACTATTGGGAAATAACGGAGTTGCTTGGCGAACGCTAAAGGAGTAAAAGGGTCTAGTACAGACTGAAAAACTCAAAATCTTCCCTCAATTGTACCCAAAGATTCGGTCAGCCCACTTGATTCTGACACAAAAAAAGAGTATACAATACGGTATTTTATACTCTTTTTTTCGGTATTAAAATAACATTAACAT
It encodes the following:
- a CDS encoding DUF3143 domain-containing protein, which gives rise to MSLPTSDTPLYNHPLPQIEQWLSQLGGQQDREELHCWRLKHDSWIAQIYLETEQLIVCYLNAASDGSNIQRAFKYSLSRQDIQDAVLDGP